The sequence AGTTTAAGTGTGTTAAGTTCAAAAAAGCACAATGTACTTACATGCACTCAGATGCACTTAAGAACAATGTACATAGACAAAGCTTTGTAATGGATTCGGACTAGTGAGCCAACGTACAATCTATAAATCCATTGAGCTTTACGTGTATGTAAGGAAATGTAATGTAACACTCACCATAACAGCTTGGACTCCAAGAGCCAAGGCCTTGAAAACATCTGTTCCGCACCGGACTCCTCCATCAAGGAGAACGGGAACTCTTCCATCTACAGCTTTAACCACCTGCCATCTCCAATGTGTAAAAATCATATAAGCTGCTTTAGAAGCATGGATTGATTACCCATCCCATTAGTTATAGACAATCAATCAATTTGGGTTCTCAATTAGGTCTAGCACATACtacatgggctaccatgcaaaaattacATGACGATTCCAACCGTCAAATCAATAGCCTATAAAAATAGACAATGAAGATCATTTATGGAGAAATAGGTTCAATCAACAACTCGAGGTTTCTCTATTAATGGGACCAATCATGGACTGCTCAtggttctaaagaatcacttccaTTAGACAATCCCAACCATCCTATCCATGGGTTGGCAGTGGATggctaccaaaaaaatgaggccaacTTAGATATGGAATGGATGATGACCATTGAAATATGTTTTATATGCCTAATGGACAGTCCCAGTTGATAGATTGGACAATCCAACTGTCATAATgtgagacctctctctctctctctctctctctctctctctctctctctctctctctctctctctcatgtgtgcGCGCATATATCATCcgttagcctctctctctctctctctctctctctctctctctcatgtgcgCGCGCATATATCATCCGTTAGCCTTTCTCCAAACTATAGATGGAAGATTGCCTGAAGTCAAATGGAAGGTGGCTCAAACAAGTTTCTCTAGCCTTTCATTTGTTCTGTAGcctggcccacctcattttcaggCCAGGGTATTTATACTATCTGCACAGAAGGGCCCACCTGAAGAAAAGCTTGGATGTTCACCACACTGGTGCATGCATGTGTGATTAGCAAGACTCGTTAAGagccatcagttttttcagttACTACAAGCGAATCATCACCTCTTCAAGAACAGATATTGAAGCTGGCGCATAATAAGCTGGCGAGCACCATGGTTTGATACAATCACCCCAGCTACAGCAGCGTCGACCACCATTCTAGCTGCAAAATCAGCGGAGAAAATCACCAACTTGCCCACTCGGCCATGAACAAAGTTTCCTTCTTTAAAAGCCAGTCAAAACTCAAAAACCAGTTGAACATTTCTACTGTGAAATCTACTACGAAATGGACAGCATCGACTTACCATCTTCTGCAGCGAGCACACCCTTGATCAGAATCGGCAAGCTCGTTATAGATTTCAACCATCCGATGTCCTGAAAAGATTATGCCGCTATAAATTGAGAAGAACATGAAAGCTGATTCATACTATTAGAAGATAATATCTTTATTGCATGTTATCATTCAATACATGACTCAAGTGGGCAACACGAGCAAGAATAGTTGGGAGGGGGACAACATGCCCTCTCCAGTGTTCcctttggcatggcccacctaagtcatgaattggcatgattttttagCCTAaggtgatgcaagacaattaccttgtaatgccccgaatttcaagggtcgagcaaagctcaattgTCAAGATTCCGAACATCAATTATGCTTTGCGGAAGCTGGTTTCTCAAGTACTTCTATACTAGGCAATCAAGCATGTataggattatactaaacagtGTATCATAGTCCAGAATAAACACAATTAAAGCAGAAGAATATTAAATTGAAACACATGTAGTATGATTATCTAGAGTATGGGTCCAGCTGGGTCTAATATATAAttccaaaatcaacaaaaatgtGAAATGGAGTCGTCTAGTTAAGCCCGATCGCTCAACTCTCCCTGTCGAGAAGTGCGCAGCCTACATCGGCCCATCAGAAAGCTGGAAGAAAGAGAACTCATCCTCATCCATGCCCACCTGATCCAATGCATCGGCCTCAGTGGTCCCTGCATCTATATcagcgtctggttggtgttttaaaatactgtcccagagtggaagtgagtgataaCTCAGTAGTTCTAGAAAGCAtgggttacacatgttatcaagtctatcAGTACAGGAATGATAAAACAACGTAAAACAAACATTTTCTAGTTATTCTTTTTAATGCGAATAATGGAGTttataaaatgatgcatgccctcaccatacaacactccctcaacacgcggtTCCAACCACCtatttcgcaaatgacaacacttcatAAACACGCGACTCCAATGCCTATTTCGCCATATTTtaagctaatgcaatgcgatgaataattatgttagccgagtaattaattatgtccattcatccagcaattTGGGAAAGCTAGGACACCTCCCTTTTAGTCATTGGCCTCAACTAAATCATTAGACGTAGGACGACCACAACAATCTTATGCTTGTAATCCCTAATCTGTCTGGGTTCGTCATTCCCAGCTGAATACATACGAAAGGCAAGTTGTAAAAGTaatgctcacggtcactacggggaggctcctcaccccagcataggccgacaacacagacacggtgtctcataccaccatgtcaagctcacgagtcttgaggatcatGATGGTAATGGTTAATACTAGACCTTTGCAATTAGTAAAGGGGTTGTCCCAGATTCAAATAgttgtgatcatacatggtgaacatatatagaGTTAGCCAGTTCTTTGGACAATTTCAATTAATACGGGCGAGCACCAACATAACCGGCATGGAGTGTGTAAGCGTCCCGCGTGGCCCAGCCactgtcggtcgtccgtgttcGACCCGGATCAATCGAACATGTCCGAGGTGGCCAATCTAATTTGGTCAACCCATATTCGGGAATTTGCCGACTAACTAGACTACTTTTGTAGTCTTACTTCTTAATCTAATCAAATCAACGAACATTAAAGATGATTGGATTTACATTCAATCATTAAAATTAATAATCTactcattcaggtattttatcaaacacgtatGTGTCGCTATACTACAAATTGCAATCCATTGAACATAAATTGAAATAGATGTAAGTTATCATGCACATATTACGttagcaatcataaatcattaactggagcAGTAGCATTGATAAATCGCAACCTAAGCACTTATGGTCCGCACCTTTGCAATGATTCGCCTGATTCAGGCGCTTCTAGGATTAGGAATTTAAGGAAAATAATTCTTATACCAATTTAAAAGCAACTAAGTAAGATTCATGTAATTTAATCTAGAAAAGCCTAGGTTGGGAAGTAgaatttgtttcttacctcccaatcgTGAGTGGGGTAGATTTGGCGGATGAAAACGATTGAGGCTAGGGCTTTGAGTGGAGGAAACCAATAAAGggaagcaccaaaacctctccACTCTTagtctcactcttcttctcatcttctttctctttctctttctctttctctcatttggcaaaggtaaattcgtatggggtgatggggtgcccaaatgaaggctttatatagtgccagaattagtgaaaatggccctaaaggctaggttttcattatactatTCCTATGGAAGAATGTTTCTAACCTATAGGGCTCATTATAGGATGTATatgtcgatatacaccgtagAATAGTTGCCctaattaggggtgcacacggtttggGTTGGTCTGGTTCTaaggtgaaaccggaaccgaaccgttccttacGATTCCAGGATTTtcagaaccggaaccggaccgttagcaccctagaaccgaaccgaaaccggaccgtgaaaacccGTTCGGTTCTGGATTGGTTccatggttctgggctttttataatctggcccaattgcatgttctattttataatttagcccatgtccattaatgttgtgatccacttgatgaatggtttagatactatatatggtgtgaaaaaatacatttatgaaaacaagcaaagggtgcattgtaaaccataaatcatgagtcaaatatacaactaaaatatattgtaaactcacaattccaggttcggttccaagttcggttccatggatcggatccacggttcggatcggttctacatacccccaaactggaaccgaaccgaactaaatggttctttaatttttggaatcggaaccgatgcactctagaaccgaaccaaaccggaCTGTTTACTCGGTTCCGGtccagttccacggttctaccggttcgatgtgcacccttaGTCATAATGATGATCTtcatatggatatgatcggcccgccatttggatgcgctgatcgaGGGGTATATCAGAAGTGTATTTGATGGTCACCAATGGTCGACTGGGGCTGCGGCTATACGAATATGTGTAGAtaaatatctttagtcggtaccccGACTTTGGCCATGAATCGACGGTCCGAAAGCTACAATTTCATGAAAGAACAAAGtgactagtttcacttaagtttcgaATTTTCATATACAGTATTCGCACAATTCAAGCACTCACCTTatgagtccaagttgagcgattcgatACGGGATCTTGACTCGATGTCTCACGATGGACaccaagcccactaagacgaacgtATTTATATAAAATTAGGtttaatggcccactaatgagcggtctagagctcgttcagataatcagggcatttttggaatgaattagttAACGAGATTTGTTGTGTGAAATGATTAGGGTCTAGATTAGCTAAGTTCACAGTGTGGCCTATTCACAACTAGTGAAAATGACAATTCGATTATAATAACTCTAAACTATCGATTCTTAAGCTAAAAGGATACTAGGTCAGTTTGGTCTATTAATTAAGATCCAACCCCTAGTTGTCTCGACTTTAGGTGGTCTTTATTTGGTTGTGGTtgccttgattagtcagtgataggtcagctagatgtaggccccatgtgaacaaatcatgtggctaaactcGTTGTTTAAGTGattggattcgttggcttcatacggttgattaatcagatttgtgtGATTCTTTATTGGTATCACTAACGTATAGGCTAACATCAAGTGTTAATAGTCAGTAAatgacaatataagttaattataatgaaaactttcaagggtttttgaaaatccaaaatagcaaaactcttggatgttacaatctaccacctttaaaaataatttcatccccgaaattgcttAAGGGTAATAAATAAAGATATTATTATTTcgtttgcctaagttttattaatTTTAGGTTTATATGTGTGGTAAAGTGCATACTAACTACACTAGCCTTGCTTATTATATTCTACTCTCCTTAAAAGTTTTCACTTTTGATGTTTGAAAATAAATGTCAAAATCATTGTTATcgtactaagtgtttgatgataaagtttacctaagggtggtatattcTACTTTTCATGATTGGACTAATACGGAAAGACACTTATGGTAGGCTTTGATCCGATACGTCGATCCTCCACCTGGCCAGGGCAAAAAGCTTGTTATATCCCTTCGTAGTCCTGTGAATCCgagtcttctgctcggtcaaagcagtgagtccattggtagtcacccaggattgagaattaggttaagccGCGAATACTTCGCAAGTGTATGGTTCCATAATTCCGTAGTCCAATTATTCTTAACATTTGGAAGATATCAAAATTTATTAAGAAGttcaagtttcacatttataagATTGTCTATCGGGTCTTTTCAAGGAGTATTCTgtttaattcatgtttaatttagtggatgatgagtcTCCCACAATGCTTATGATTAAACGATTATCTCAGAGAGGTTTCCAAGAGCCTAAGATTGTATTTGTATGTTGCAGTTTCGATCCTATGGCTAGCGGGTTATGAGCAAAGCATGCTTCGTTTTTATTAATttcgagagggaaggaagaaaCGGAAGTTCTAAGATatttcaaaggtttgaaatgCTAATAACGCTGAGAAGGACACAAAATTTCGGCAGGGTCACGCTGAAAACTGTCCGGAATCGGCGTAATTCTTTTGTCTACACTAGGCAGCTCAGAGTCGACGCCTGATGATATCTATCTTTTCTGAGGTTGCCTGAACCAAGTATGGACCAACTAAACTCTTTTCTGAAGCATTATATCACAAAGCTTGAATGCTTCACGAATCCAACCTTTTGGTAAatttagaccattgatcaataaggcccaccttataggattCTCACTCCACTGTGAAAGGCCAATGCACTACTATTGTCCAACATGAGAAAATCCCTAGCCCTTCAATTGGTGACCAGCAAATCAACCCTTGCAGCAGTCCACATTCAATCGAACAAAGACCAGAGATTCAACAGCTGTGTTCTTACATGATGGCGCCCAGCAAATTGACGTTCTGGATTGCTGAACTACAAGCCCTAGCTGTGAATCTGAAAATAGGATGAGCATCGCATAGGACCTCTAAAGGAGGGTAGTGTTTCAAGCTGCGATGAATTAATTACATAGTACGCAGGGAGAAAAGGCTCCAAAATGGATACAGTGGTCATAACTAGAGTTGACACAGACGAATCTTGCCCTAAATTGTGCCCAAGCAGGAGCTCCAGTATATGAGAGTCGTTCAAAGAATCTGGCAGCACAGCCCAAACACAGAAAGGGTCATCTTTCCAGACCTAAAACAATATCAAAGAGATAACCATTTAAAATGTACATTTTGAAAAACAATACATTTCACTtatgattataaaaataataatttggttCCTTTCATTACCAAAACAGCATTGTCCAAACTGGGTTTGAAATCCTCCATACAGTTTGTATAGGCTCTACAAATACAACTGTACATATGGGATTGATGACACTAATTACAATTGAATCAGGGCCTTTCCTTTCTCAAGTTATTGAGATTGGAATGATTATTTAAGCAACTCTTCTAGGATATAAGGTGAGACACCTATATTCCTTCTTAGAGTCCACAATTCTATCCCTCTTCAACTATTCctatctttcttctctctctttctcttctagtTTCAGTTGGGCTTGTTATTCTTCCCATAGGTATAAGGCGATTATCAAAATCAAAGGCATAGCAGGACCCAATCTCCTGTAAGATCTCCTAGAACCAAAATTTTGAACAACAGGAGCATATTTCCTCATCTTTTAAATCTGAcattcttgttttagtttgaatCCCCAATCCCAAAAGTTTTATGATCGACTGCCCATCAAAAATTACCCTTCACTTTTATCAAACCACTGGGAACTGGCGAGACTCAAATTGACACCACTCATAGGGCCACATGGTCTCACCCAATTTTGACCCCAAACCCAGCTATTAAATGTAGGCCCAAAGGGCAACCAAGAACATTTAGAAATgttcacattaaaaaaaaaaaaaaaaaaaaaaaaaaaaaaaaaagtatatgttAATATACCACGTTTTTGTTTTCTTCCTACGTAGTTAAAATGAAgaaacaaattttaaaaatagagagaagttagaagaaaaaaaaaatttcttttggcGCCATTTTGGCTTTACTAGCCTGGCATCCATTGATACAGCCCATTTTCTTGAAACATACCAGTTTACCTAAGTATCGTGGATAGTTGTGGGGCAATACAAATAAGATACGGCCACATAATGATAAATATCTAAAACCAAGATCATGAGTCTCTGACTTATaagaaatcatcaataaaagGTATAAACAATGTGGTTTACCATTGTTGAATATTATATCTATGTAAATcttcattaatcaatcaaatttCCATTTCTTGATCCTTCAACTAAGATAACTTGCTCCCATTTCTAAAGCTCCTCATGCTCCATCCACTAGCTATAACCATTTTGGTTTGCCGAGACCATCTTTATTTCAATCAGTTTTATACTATCATTTTCTGGAATTCTCCAATCTAGCTATTCTAAATTTCTAGAAATGGGTACTAGGTAATTTGTACATGAATAGTTCAACCAATAAATCTGAACTGCCCATTCAGCCCAGCCCACACTCATCATGGGAGATTGTTCAAAGCACACATTACTCAGAGCATCTTATCCATCTGAAAAATCACCTGCAAAGTCATCCATCACAATTAAATGCAATCATCATCTAAAACATCCCTTCAATGACCCAACTTGGATTGCTCATAGTTACCAAGAATCACTTTAATAGAACAATGGTAACCATTCATCGGTAGCTTGGAAAACCAGTGGTTACAGATGAAGGCTGCATTTCATATGGgtacatgttggcacatgtggtacTGCACATGCAAGATGGCCAATAGGCCTCTTGcacagattattattattattattttttatttttttttaaacatagtTTTGGGACCCACTAAAGGAACAGTCAGGGTCACTGCCACTATGCCCCTCGTcctacttagggcctgtttgggagtgtggatttggaaccccctggattccgAACCtccaggatttgaaatcctcccaaggcttgtttggacagtggtattaagttgtattaaatgagattgcattactaatcccactttgaatttggaaatggcatgtttggaaggagtgtgagatgggattaaaattaactttgtaggcttGGGAAACCTTGTGGTGGAAAGTGTGAGATGTGATTACTAatcccatggatgatggatttttccttcatccaggttcaaTTCAAGTGCAATTTAAAAGTAAATCctgctatttattttttaatgcaacaaacatagtattagaaaacatgggatataCTCAATCCAACATGGGATACAATACACCCaatccagggacaataccttacacatgcatttattataaCTTTTActccatccaaacacagcctaatcGAGCACGCAAACTACCTAATTACAAACGAGCTTCTCGATTTTAGCGTATGAGATTACACGCCCTTTACTATGATCAGCGGCCCACTCAGCTCAATCTAAACCCCACAAAAACCCAGTCCTGCCTTATTACAATTTTACTAATATCCAAATACACAGCAAGCTTAGCATTACAATTCTAATCGTCCTAAATGAGAAATATAATCACTTGGGAGTACACAAATGAACTTGGTGAGACTACAGTCCAATCAAATGTTTGGTGAtacaacttaagtgggccacaccggtCACATACTCAACGGTTCCAAATTTATTTAAGGAATTGAATGGCCCACATGTTTTATTGCTTATCATTCGATTTCTCCACCCACAACATCAAAGCAAGGATCTCAACCGGTCGCATTCTGTCCGCACATAGCTCCTTGTAATATCCTTCACACAGTGGCATCCGTTGAGTGCCATGGTGAGCTCAAGCTCATCCCTCAACATTTCTATGACCCGCCTCGCGCCGTATTCTCCCTTTGCTGCCAGGCCGTAGATCACCGGCCGCCCAACCTGCGGTCAAGAGCAAATGtgggaaaaaagagaaaagaaaacggCTTATCGCATTCGTTGGAAGGTCCCTTGGCCATCATGTGCCACAAAGCTTAGGCCAGATCCAATGCAAATGTTCTAGGTTAAGCTTAATGTACAAATctaggtgtggggcccactgtgatgttttctgTACATCCAATGTGTCTAGGGTGCACAAAAATCACATGgatctaaaattcaggtgggccaaagcacagggaacagttgggatggtCAGATATACCACTAAAAAATTCtagattgtgtggggcccaccgtattttGTACGtgccatctaatctattaagAAGATCTCTATCCAAAAAAATAAGACCATCccaagtctcaggtgggccacaaaacatgaTTTCAGAGGTTTTAAGCATGATTATGCATGGTTTAACCGACCTGAGTTACTTTCAGGATCCAAGGAAAATAGGAGTGGGAGCACATGAGAAGTTTTGGATGTCatgaaaacatcatggtggaccctatgcATTGATCTGTGCGTTAAGGTTAAAGTAGAAACATTTGTATTGGATCCggcctacaaagctttgtatggtACAAGAGCTTGTCTAAGTGTATTTAAGTGCGATAACTTACCATAACAGCTTGGGCTCCAAGAGCCAAGGCCTTGAAAACATCAGTTCCACGCCGGATTCCTCCATCGACGAGAACAGGAACTCTTCCAGCTACAGCATCCACCACCTGCCATCTCCAATGTGTAAAAACTCATACAAGCAGACTAGACATTTTAGAAGCATGGATTTACGATGACTCATTCGAGTAAGTTACGGTACACCCAGTTGCAACGGAACACTTGGAGAGTCCAATCAATCGATCTAGGTTCTCAATTAGGTCGTCTAGCACACacttcatgggctaccatgcaaaaattacATTGATCAGACGAATCCAACCGTCAAATCAATAGCCTATAAAAATTGATTTTAAGATCATTTATGGAGAAATATTGTTGATGTCCCAAATCTGTAAACAGCAGGGTCTGTCGatgctcgatgccattgaggagacgtcaatgccatcgacagaccactcgatgccatcgagcagatgtCAATGCTATTAGAAAAATCCAGAAAATCCATGTTTTAACgctggaacgttttggtgttttctcgatgccattgaaggagtttgatgccatcgacagactgtcgatgccatcgaagtcccatcgaaggtgccatcgagCGTGCTATTCCAATTGTAACACGATTTTATgctatatatatcaggtgtaatcgggatttgggtAGCAAGAGAGGTgttctaggttttctaaattcgtccctaagggtttcaagggcatagcttggctTGTGCAGAAAatttgaggcttgttcaaattggtaatctctattctcttgtaattttctgctttcatagtgtattATTGTTGCTTTGTACCGTGGCTTTTTCTCAcaaaggtttttccacgtaaaattggGTTTGTTTGTATtcaaacttggttgtgcgattggagtactttgcttgattcatctttgtgtgcttttgCAGTTCCCCAACAAGAAATAGGTCCGATCAACAGCTAACATTTTCTATTTATTGGGGCTAATCATGGACTGCTCATGGTTCTAAAGCATCACTTCcatcaggcaatcctaaccatcctatCCATGGGTAGGCAAGCAGATGgctacaaaaaaaagaaaaagaaaaaaggccaaCTTAGAAATGGAATGGATCAAGACCATTGAAATGTGTTCTAGGCCTAATGCACAGTCCTAGTAGATAGATTGGACCATCCAAGTGTCATAATGTGagaactctctctttctcatgcGTGTGTACTTATATCATCGGCTTAGCTTTTCTCCCTGCGATAAATGGAAGATTGCCAGAAGTTCCATGACCCACTGCCCACTATGAGGTAGGCCGGGGTACAAAACGAATGGAAGGCAGCTAAAACAAGTTTCTCtagctgttcatttgttttgtagccTGGCCCACCTTATTTTCAGGCCAGGGTATCGATACTATCTGCACGGAAGGGCCCACCTGAAGAAAAGCTTGGATGTTCACTACACTGGTGCATGCATGTGTGATTAGAAAAACCCGTTAAGAGCTATCGGTTTTTCAGTTACTACAAGCGAATCATCACCTCCTCAAGAACAGTTATTGAAGCTGGCGCATAATCAAGTTGGCGAGCACCATGGTTTGATACAATCACCCCTGCTACACCAGCGTCGACTGCCATTCTAGCTGCAAAATCAGCAGAGAAAAATCACCAACTTGCCCACTCGGCCATGAACAAAGTTCCTTCTTTCATGCATAGTCAAAACTCAAAAACCAGTCCTAACATTTCAACCGTTTAACATTTCTACTGTGAAATCTACTGCGAAATGGTCAGCAGCGACTTACCATCTTCTGCAGTGAGCACGCCCTTGATCAGAATCGGCAGGCTTGTTATAGATTTCAACCATCCAATGTCCTGAAAAGATTACGCCACTAGAAATTGACAAGAACATGCAAGGTGATTCGTACTATTCGAAGATAATATCTATATTGCCTGTGATCATTCAATTCATGACTCGGGTGGGCAACATGACCAAGAATTGTTGGGGGGCGAAGGGCACCCCCTCTCCAATGTTccctttgatatggcccacccaagtcatggattggcatgatttttgggcccatggacAAACATGGGGCAGTGTGTATGATGGTCAGAGCGGATGTCATCCCACCTGAGGTTGCTTATAAGAAGCAATCATTGTCTACTTTATCATAAGTGCCAAATGAGATTCTCGAAGAATTCGCTCAATTCTACCTTAGCATAAGATCGACGCTCGAATGTCTCTTCTTCTCAAGAGACCCTGTCAAGTCCAAAAAATTGACAAGGATGGGGCTACTCCTAAGGCTTATGACTTAGTAAGGTTACATCAAAGCCCTTGTGGAGATTTCCACAAAAAGATCCGTTGGTTCTAGCAAACAGATCACAATTACAAGTACCCGGGAGCATACTGATGGAATGAACGAAATACGAACCGTTAAAGGCAATGTTTTAaactgttttaaatatcgatgatatcgaccgatatatcccacgatatattttgtatcccacctgtgcgatacgaaacacacaagtagtgggatatatcccccATGTTTGATCCGagagcattttaaaaaaaaaaaatcgatcatTTTTTCtacaaatcatgttaaatcagtgtcaaattgttacaaatccatgatttttcttgttttgtatgaaaaatcatggatttggaacttcaattttgagatttggagaaggaccgagttgtggaaaattgaaaaacaatcaaaatcaaacatgtatgtaacctaatctagtgatttttcttttgcttttgaatgtattgcttgtgtttccacatgtcttcttacatttataaattatatgaatagacttttaatttacttgcatcaatttagttagacaacgcatagattaggaccccatacaaagaaacctatcatgtgcacttgttgtttgtaatgatttgatttgtaagtgtgtattgatgtcttttttaacaataattgaaatttcattaaaaaaatcgaccaatttccaatgttttcccatgtttccaataacagcgatacattacgcgatacaaccgatatatcccatgcgataaccgatacgtatcc is a genomic window of Magnolia sinica isolate HGM2019 chromosome 15, MsV1, whole genome shotgun sequence containing:
- the LOC131227779 gene encoding peroxisomal (S)-2-hydroxyacid oxidase GLO4-like isoform X6, whose protein sequence is MAGDPVNISEFQELARQALPKMNYDYFSGGAEDEHTLRENVEAFRRITFQPRILIDVSNVDVSSSILGYNVSAPIMVAPTGMHKLAHPEGEVATARAAAACNTIMVLSFSSNSTIEEVASSCNAIRFYQLYEGGSKLEAYASQTMDPSLSWKDIGWLKSITSLPILIKGVLTAEDARMAVDAGVAGVIVSNHGARQLDYAPASITVLEEVVDAVAGRVPVLVDGGIRRGTDVFKALALGAQAVMVGRPVIYGLAAKGEYGARRVIEMLRDELELTMALNGCHCVKDITRSYVRTECDRLRSLL